Within Flavobacterium pisciphilum, the genomic segment AATTCATGAATAGTCATTCCGAAAAGCTGTTTAAAAGAGCTCTGTAATTTTGTACGATTCATAAAAGTCAGCTCTGTCATTTGTTGAATCGTATATTGCTCTGTTTTAACTGATGCAAGGAGTTCCTTTAAATGAAAGAGTCTTTCTCTATCTATCTTAGATATATTCGTTAAAGGTTTTGTTGGAAAACTATTTGCTGCCTTATGAATTTTAATAGCAAGCAATTCCAATAATTTACTCTCTATAAAAAATTTCTTTAAATCGCCTTCATAAGGACAATCATAAAGTTGTTTGATAATGCGATAGATATCTGGACATATCGGATATGCTCGTCCTCCTAAAATAGCTGCTTGACTTCCTTTTAAAGCAAAAGCAAATTCCGTAAGCAAGGACAATTGTTCTCCAAGTTGCTTCTTTAGCCATTCTTCAGACAGTTCGATTTCAACAGTTGTTGCTCCCAAACAAGCCGGAAAAGTCAAATACCCATCTAAATAAGGTTCAAAAAACAACATATGTTGCCCTTGATAGGTAGGCAAAATTGACCCTTTATTTTCTCTGGATTCATATAAAGTTGCTCCGGTTGAAAGTTCAAAATGCATTTGAATATAGCCCGAAGTACTGAGCACTTTTACTTTTTGTTGTTCAAAAATATTCTTCTTGTAGAAATGAATGAATACGCCATCAATTTGAATACTACGTTTTTCAATTTTAAATTCTTTAGTCTCAATCTTAGTTTGAGTCTCTAAAATACTTTCTTGACCTGATAATATATACCCACGATTAACTTCAATAATAGTTTTGGGAAGAGTTAACTGAGGTTTATTTAATTCAATTTTCATCATAACATACTAATCCTAGATATTACTGCCTTTACCGTATATAATGCTGTTAATACCGTATACCTATCTCTTTATTTTTGCACTTGTTTTTATTAAGTCTTAATAATGCAAATTTATAAATTAAATGAAATACTTATACTATACTTCAACAATTATCATTTTCTTCTGCTCAATAGCAACAGGAGTTACTGCACAAAATACCCCCAAACGAATACATGGACAAGTTCTTTTTGAAAATGGGTTAGCAATTCATTCAGCAAATATCATGCTTATTGGGGCACAAATCCAAGTACAAACTGATGCGCAAGGATATTTTAACTTAATGTCTACTGCGGTAAAGTCAGATACCCTAAAAGTGAGTTATATGGGAATGAAGACTGAAACTCGAGTTTTAAATCTACAAGACAAGAAAGATGTACCGCTTCTATTTATTCTCTCTGATGGATCTGTTCAAATTGATGAAATTAAAGTTTATGCAAAAAATGCTAATAAAGTAGCCAAGAAAGAAACCGTTAAGGCAGAAATTATCGATACCAAAGCAGTTCAAGGTCAAGCAGCTACCTTGGTCGAGTTAATGAATCAGGCAGCAGGAGTACGCATTCGCCAATCAGGAGGATTAGGATCTAACACTAATATCATGTTAAATGGTTTTCAAGGGAAGGCTATTAAAGTTTTTAAAGATGGAATTCCTACTGATTACTTAGGCAATGCGTTTAATATTTCGGCAATTCCAATCAATATGCTTGAACGTGTGGAAGTGTTCAAAGGAGTATTACCTACCAATCTTGGAGCAGATGCATTGGGAGGGGCTGTTAATATGGTTTCTCGTGCAGATCAACAACGTTATCTTGCCTTATCCTATGAGTTAGGTTCCTTTAATACTCATAGAGTGTCTGCCAATTTATTGTATAATACTGCCGATCGTAAACTCTTCTGGGGTTTAAACTCCTTTTACAATTATTCAGACAATAACTATTCAGTCACTGCAGGCGTACCTGATCACGAAACAGCAAATGTAATTCCGACAAAAGTAAAACTCTTTCACAATGCTTATAAGCAAATCTATGGTGAGGCCTTTATAGGGTTACGAGATTTATCTTGGGCTGATGAGTTTCGTATAGGAATAACTTCCTTTTATATCAAGCGAGACAATCAGTTTGCTGCCTTGATGGAAAAACCGTATGGTGCATCATACAACGAACAATACACTCCTATTATCCCCACAGTTCGATATAAAAAGAAGTTTATAAATGGACGTTTAGATGTAGATCAGTTTTTAGTGTATAGCAAAATCAATAGTCTTCGTGTAGATACGTTAAGAGGTTCGTATGATTGGTTTGGCAAATATCATCCACCAGTTAATCAAAATCAGCGTGGGGAAAGCGGAAATCCATCCCTTTTAGATGCATGGTTTGCCAATTTTACTTCTCGAACTGGAATAAACTATACGCTTTCAACAAACCACAGTATTGCATTCAACTTTATTTACAATGCCTTTTCTAGAACAGGAAAAGATCCCTACGGAGGCAAAACTGCTGGAGAAAATCCTGTGGACTTACAAAGCCTACCCGCAGATTATAATAAAGCCATAGCCACATTGGGTTTAAATTCTAGCCTGATGGGTGATAAATTGAAAAACACCTTTCAACTGAAAGCCTATCATGCAAATATGGTCGGACAAGAGGTTGATGTGAGCACAGCAATGCTGAAGGGAGAAACTTCAAAAGCAAATATCTCCACCTTCGGATTAGCTGAATCTTTAAAATACGATTGGACTAGACAAACTTTCATGAGAATTTCTGGTGAATTGGCTACCCGACTACCTGAACAAAATGAAATACTGGGTGATGGTTCTTTTGCTTTATCCAATTTTAACTTAAAACCTGAGCGCAGCTTAAACGGAAACATTGGTTTTGGTACTGGTAAAGAAGGCCTTTTCGGTCTTGAGCTAAATGGATTTTACCGTATTACCAAAGATTTAATCCATGCTGTACCCATGAATTTGATTTATACTCAAAACATAAATGTCGAACAAGTGAGAGGAATCGGTTTAGAAACTGACCTGCACGTAACTCCCCTATCTTGGCTGCGTCTTAATGGAAACTTTACCTATCAAGATTTCCGTTTGTACCATGTTGAAGATCCTCTTTTACATTATTTAGAAGGAGCACGATTACGTAATATGCCTTTCTTCTTTGCTAATTTATCTACTGATGTACATCTTACAAAAGTTTTTAATAACCAAGATCAGCTAAAAATGTACTGGAACATGGGGTATGTACATCAATATTACCTCGACTATATTCCTAAAGATACTGAGCCTGATGGTTTTCTAGGGCTTTGGGGAGATGCCAAGGTCAATGCACCTAATATTATTCCGACCCAAACAATCCAAAGTGCTGGAGTACTCTGGACCCCATGGAAAGATCGCTTGTTATCCGTGAATATTGAATGTAAAAACATATTTGATAAAACGGTCTATGATAATTTCCGTGTTCAGAATGCTGGGCGTAGTTTCCACTTGAAGCTAAATTATATTTTAAAATATTAATCCTAAAATAAATAATTATGAAAAATAGATTTTTAACAACCGTACTATCCATAACAATGGGTGGTTTAATACTAACATCTTGTAGTAAAGATGATAATAACGAGACAGCTACGACAGGACCTTCTGCATCAGGTAAATATGTACTCTTAACAGCAGAAAGTACAACAGCAAATGCAGGTTACTATGCTGCATATACTAATTTACCAAATGGTCCTGTGGACAATATTGGTGGATATTCACTTCAAGCTAGAGCTTATGGTGGTTTTAGACATTATAAGAACTGGATTTTTAATAAAGCAACCTTATCAGGCGAAACTGGTGTAGTACGTTTTTCTTTAAATGCATCTGGAATATTAGAGCAATCAGGATTCATTAAATGTGGTACATCGGCACAAAACTTAGTGGTAGATGAAAACACAGGTTTTTATTTTGATGCTGATCGTGGAAAGACTAAAATTCAAAAATTCAATCCTTCAACTATGAAAAGAACAGGAGAAATTGATTTGTCTGAATTGGTAGAAAAAGGAAGTGGAATTAGTACCAATGTAACTACAGGTGATCAGACAATTGTAGCTAAAGAAGGTAAGTTGTTTGTTAACATTAACTATTCTCGTGAAGGAGGCTCTGGTTTTAATGACAATACACGTAACTATACATTGGCAGTTATTGATATTGCAACGAGCAAACCTGAGAAAACTATTGTACATTCTTTTGTAAAAAACCAAGGGCATGCCCGTTCTGAATTTCCTGCTTGGACTCAGGCGCCTGATGGAAGTATTTACCTAGTAACAACAGGTTGGGACAATAATAACTTAGGAGTATTAGAGCCACAGCCTTCAACAATATTCCGTATCAAGGCTGGACAAACTGATTTTGACCAAAGCTGGTATTTAAAATCAACAGATCTTGGTATGCCTGCTGGTGCACAACTTTGGAGTTTGAGAGTATATCATGGAAAATTATTTGTCGATGTATCTGAGAAAAAAGTTGAATTGCCTTCGTATAGTAACCTAATGGATATCATGTACCGTTTTTATGCTGTAGATATTGAAAGCAAATCGTCTAAACAAATTACTGGTCTTCCCTTATCGACTTTTGGTTTTACCATTGGTAATTTAGAGGTAATCGATGACTCTTTGTTTATTCGTATTATCAACAAAACAGAAGGAATTAATGGATACTATAAGTTAAATACAGATGGAGTTTCGGCAAGCCCAGCTTTTACTATTTCACGTGGTGGAGAAGTTAAAGGTTTTGTACGCTTGTCTAACAATTAATTGATAAATGGCATTACAAGATAAAAAACAAAAAAGCACTTGGAGGAAGATTAATAATTGGCTCCATCTATGGCTAGGATTAACCTCAGGAATTATTGTCTTTGTCATCTGCTTGACCGGAGTAGCCTTTGTCTTTCATGATGAAATAAATAATTTTGTTAATAGAGAAGCTCGTTTTGTTAAGGTTGAAAATGGAGCTGAAAAGCTTCCTATAGATTCTATATTAGAGAGTGTAAAACATCAATATCCAAAAATAATGTTGATGCAATATACAAGTTACAAAGACGCTACTAAATCAGTAAAAATTATGTGTTTTGATCGCTCAGCAACGCCATCGTTGCTGGGTTTAGGAAACATTTATGTAAACCCATATACAGGAAAAGTATTAAAAATGGATTTTACCTACGGTATTTTCCGATTTATTGCTGAGGTGCATGCTAATCTATTATTAGGAAAAGTAGGTTCACAGATTGTACGTATTTCAACTATTATATTTTTAATCGAGTTGATATCAGGACTGATCTGGTGGTGGCCTAAAAAATGGAATAAAACCAATTTCAATAAAAGTTTTAAAGTAAAATGGGATGCTAACTGGAAAAGATTAAATATTGACCTGCATAATGTATTAGGCTTTTATGCTTTACCATTGGCCATTATCCTAACGATCACTGGATTGGCTTTAACCTATGATCCTGTAAAAAATGCAATTTTCACTGCTTTTAGCGGTACCACTGAAAGAGCCAATTTACAGGAAACCTTACCTAAGGCTGATAGCACTAAAGTAGCCATGCCTATAGCAGATCTTTTAGCTCCTTATGAAAAAGCAGATGTTCCGCAAATTACGATTGGTATTCCGAATCCAAAGTCAGGAGCCCTTATGATTCGTACTGAAAATGAAACTAGTATGGTTACTTACAGGGGCGATATTGCTTACGTTAATATGTACTCTGGCGAAAAATTAGATTTAAACCCTCAGCTATTGACAGAGTTAAAGATGGAGAATATGAATTTATCACTGCATCTGGGTACTTGGTATGGCTTGCCTGCCAAAATCTTAACTTTTATAATTTGTCTTATCTGTACCAGTCTTCCTATTACAGGTTTTATAATATGGTACAATCGGAAGTTTAAGAAAAAAAGACCTCAAAAAATTATTAATGCATAGCATTTAATGCTTGCTAAATCATTCAAATATTTATGAAACTATCAAGAATCTTATTGTTTATTATGGTCATTTTTGGCCTACAAAATTGCATGGCACATGCCCTTTGGGTTGAAACCAATGCCCAAGGAAAAAAGGGAGCTTCTCAATTAGTAAAAGTTTATTTTGCTGAGGTTGGTGAAAAATGGGAACTCCTTAACGGTCAGGAATGGTCTACGGTGAAAAATTTTGAACTGTGGTTACAAAGTCCTAAAGGAGAATTAAGCCGTCTGGAAGTGAGCCCTAAAAATGACCACTATGAGGCAAATTTTACCCCTGAAGAAGATGGAGTATATCAACTCATCGCAAAAAACACTTCTATTGGAGCATTAAATTTCCCAAATACTCCTGCCTTTATTCCTTATTTCTATGCTAAGTCAACTGTGCAGGTTGGAAACTTAAAGTCTAAAGTAGCAAGTTATGAGCTACCACTGGATTTTAATTTAGTTCAGAAAAAAATCAACTTGGTTATACCTGAATATGCTGCTGGAAAAGCTCAGGTAACACTATTTACTCCTTCAGGTAAATCAAAAACTTTTAAAGAGTTACAAAACGGATTATTAGATTTTGATTGTGTAGAAAAAGGAGTTTATCAAATCGAACTTCAGATTAAAGATGAACGTCCCGGAAAAGATTATCAATTTGCTTTTCATACCTTGACTTCAAATATATTAGTTACTAATATTTTAAGATAACATCAATTTATGATATTTCTAAAATTACGATTTACACAAAGTGTTCTCTCTTTTTATTTACAAAAGCGTTTTACTGAATAAAATCTAGTTTAAAAACAAGCAACAAAAAAGCCATCTCGATTAAACGTTTGAGATGGCTTTTTTCAATTAAACGAATACTATTTAATTAACCCAAGGAGTTTGCCAAAGTAAAACTTCACTAATCTGTAAGATGGGAGTAACATTGGTATATTTTAAACCGTCTTCTCTAAGTACATCCTCATTGGGAAGAAATCGATCATAGAAATCTTCTATTTTTCAAAAAAAAGATTAGTAAAAAGCAAAAATAAGCAAAACGGTTAAAACCGTTGCTATGCAGGGTTTTATAAAACAGTAGTCTTAGTTTGGAACTCGGTGTCTGATAGGTTTTGGTCATGAAAATACAAAGTTAGGTTACTAATTCATTACCGATTTATAAAGCAACCTTTCGGCATAACTGATTATATTTCAGTGTTTTGCTCTATTTTTTATATTCCCTTGTAACTCAATGTAATTTAATTTTAAACATTAAACATTTGAGTTATGGAACAGACAAAAAAATCCACGTTCAAGCTACTTTTCTACTTAAAAAAGAACGAGCCGAAAAAGAATGGTAATGCTCCTATTATGGCACGCATTACCATTGATGGGACCCCTAAGACTTTGGGAACTAAGTTAGAAATCAACCTGAATAATTGGGATTTAAAGTACGGAAGAGTTGAAGGCAAGAGTGCAAAAGCACTAGGTATTAATCAAAAATTGGATAATATACGGGCACGTATCGATACCCTTTATGAAGATATGCTGAAACACGAGGGTTTTGTAACGGCACAAAAGCTGAAGCTTGCATTTCTCGGTGTTGGTGTTATGGAAGATTCCTTGCTGAAAGTATTTAAAAAGAACAATGACGATTTTGGGAAAATGGTAGTACAAGGAGAACGCTCCGAAAGTACCTACTACAAGTACAAAATTGTCTATAACCACGTTGCTGAATTTATCAAAAGCAGGTATCATCGTGATGACATGGCGTTCAGGGAATTGACGTGTGATTTTATCAGAGAGTTTGATTTCTTCCTTAGAATAGACAAAAAGTGCACACACAATACTGTTTGGGTATATACTATGCCACTCTATCGTGTTGCGGAAATAGCTGTCAAAAACGGTCTTATCAGGAAAAATCCTTTTGAAGATTATGAAATATCGATGAAGGAAAATGACCGTAGCTATTTACTTAAGGAAAACGTTGAATCCCTGTTATTACACAATCCTTCAAAACAAAATTATGAAATTGTAAAGGATCTTTTTGTATTCAGCTGTTTTACAGGACTATCTTATATAGATATTAAACAACTTAAAAGTACTAACATACAATCCTTTTTTGATGGTCACGATTGGATTATAAGCCGAAGACAAAAATCTGATGTTGCTTCTAATATAAGGCTTATGGAAATACCCAAACGAATTATTGAAAAATATAAAGGTACCACCCGAAATGATTCTATTTTTCCTGTTCCTACAAACAAAATTTGTAACAGCTATATAGACAAACTAATTCAAGAATTAGATATTGTTACAGAACAAAAAGTAACCTTTCACACAGCAAGGCACACATTTGGAACAATGTTTTTAACAGAGGGTGTACCACTAGAAAGCCTCAGCAAAATGATGGGACATAAAAATATTTCTACCACTCAAATCTATGCCAAGATTACCAGTCAGAAAATCAGCAAGGATATGGATTTGGTTTCTGATAAATTTAGGTCTATGGAAAATGCTTTTATGGAATCTATATGAGATATTATCTCAAGAAGCAGGATCATAGAATCCTGCTTCTTATTTACATTCATTCCTCCAATTTTGAACGCACTATTTTCTATATTTACAGTTGGGGATGATAAAAAGAATCTCCCAAGAATTCAGCAAAATTTCTATTAATATAAAATTTATCCTGTGGAAGAAATAGACCTTACCAAAATAAAATATTATCCCGACAGATTTTATATATGTCTTGATGGATTTGATATCCAAAATTTAACAACCTTCGTTACAGATCTTAATATTGGTCAACAACAGTCCATATTTATACACGAGTACTACCATTATCTAACTAACATAGCGACTCTTCCCGGAATCCGCCAGTTTGCCCTCAATTTTTGCGACAGATTTAAGGCAACGACAATCTTGACTGTGGCAGAAGGCTTGGATGCATTCCCGATAAATTCTAACACACACGAGAAGTCTAAGGAACTGGTGCAATATTGGAAAGGGGTTATTGATCTGCTTGAAGAGGATGATATTGACTATAAAGTTGTGGAAGAAACCGAAAAGTCTGCTAACAAGAAGTTTACTATAGCATCTGTGGAAAAAACAGTAAAACCAATGGAAGTCGTCATCGAAGGAAATGTGACAAATGGGGGCAGAAATTTGATAAACATTTCAATTAATGGCTTAATTGGCATTCAATCTTTCAATCTCACCTTTGGAGCAATTGACGAGTTTCTTAGTTCATCTATTGACGAATATCTATTTGAAAATGACCTATCAGATATAAATCCAAGTATGCTTAGCAACAGACCTTTTTATCCGTACTGTTTTTTTGATGAGCTACTTTCATTTTATGGCATACGAAGACCATCAGCATTTGAAAAGATTATTATAGCTTACTTTTCCCTAAACTCTCCAAACCCTCCAATTACCCTTATCAATATTCTCGAAAAACTTCAGGATGGCGGTTATGATGAATTTCAGAAGAATCCTGAAAATTTTCTTATGTCAAATTTTCTTGAAGCTTCCCAATATAATGAGGTTCTTGATTATATAAAATCATTCGCTGATCAGTGTTCTGATCAAGGAAGAGTCCACACCGCACAGGCGCTTTACTATTATTACGACAAATTTTATCTTGCTCAGAAATTAAAAGAAAAAGATTTCTTTTTCTTCATTAGGCCATTTTTTGTAACCGCAGAAGATACCTTGAAGATGAAACAGAGATTTCTACTTGCTCTTTCAAGAATTATCAACCTCTTTACCCCGCCATTAATACTGAAGGATAAGCAATTCTTTTATATTGATAAACTTACTTCATTTGGGGAGTCTACAGCTTTGATATTGGCTACATACGAAATTTTGGAAAGTGTTAAGACCAATCAGATTGCTAAAAGACCAGCACATCTTAAAGCTAAATATAGTTTCCCTGACCGAGATCCAGATTGTGACACATTCGAGCTTTTTACGCCTCCACCCATATATGGAACTGTGTTTCGATTGGCACTTAATGAAATAGGCTTGTATGGTACATATCTACAGGAGCTTGAAAAACGTAACAAGAATAAAGAAAATGACAGCACTAAGTAATATTTAACATGCATGACCCTATCAAAAAGACACCATTATATCCCGCAGTTTCTTATTAAGAGATTTGCTGATGAAGATAATATGCTTTATCTCTATGATAAAGAAAAAGGGGCTTTCGCAAAAGAAAGAAGAAGTCCCAAGTCTGTATTCTTTGAGATGAACCGGAATACCTGGTACTTTGACGGAATGCCAAACGATAATATGGAAAAACTTTATGCCGAACTTGATGAAAAGTTTTCAAAAGATCTTGTCGAAATAACACGTACAGGTATTATT encodes:
- a CDS encoding TonB-dependent receptor, translating into MKYLYYTSTIIIFFCSIATGVTAQNTPKRIHGQVLFENGLAIHSANIMLIGAQIQVQTDAQGYFNLMSTAVKSDTLKVSYMGMKTETRVLNLQDKKDVPLLFILSDGSVQIDEIKVYAKNANKVAKKETVKAEIIDTKAVQGQAATLVELMNQAAGVRIRQSGGLGSNTNIMLNGFQGKAIKVFKDGIPTDYLGNAFNISAIPINMLERVEVFKGVLPTNLGADALGGAVNMVSRADQQRYLALSYELGSFNTHRVSANLLYNTADRKLFWGLNSFYNYSDNNYSVTAGVPDHETANVIPTKVKLFHNAYKQIYGEAFIGLRDLSWADEFRIGITSFYIKRDNQFAALMEKPYGASYNEQYTPIIPTVRYKKKFINGRLDVDQFLVYSKINSLRVDTLRGSYDWFGKYHPPVNQNQRGESGNPSLLDAWFANFTSRTGINYTLSTNHSIAFNFIYNAFSRTGKDPYGGKTAGENPVDLQSLPADYNKAIATLGLNSSLMGDKLKNTFQLKAYHANMVGQEVDVSTAMLKGETSKANISTFGLAESLKYDWTRQTFMRISGELATRLPEQNEILGDGSFALSNFNLKPERSLNGNIGFGTGKEGLFGLELNGFYRITKDLIHAVPMNLIYTQNINVEQVRGIGLETDLHVTPLSWLRLNGNFTYQDFRLYHVEDPLLHYLEGARLRNMPFFFANLSTDVHLTKVFNNQDQLKMYWNMGYVHQYYLDYIPKDTEPDGFLGLWGDAKVNAPNIIPTQTIQSAGVLWTPWKDRLLSVNIECKNIFDKTVYDNFRVQNAGRSFHLKLNYILKY
- a CDS encoding helix-turn-helix domain-containing protein produces the protein MMKIELNKPQLTLPKTIIEVNRGYILSGQESILETQTKIETKEFKIEKRSIQIDGVFIHFYKKNIFEQQKVKVLSTSGYIQMHFELSTGATLYESRENKGSILPTYQGQHMLFFEPYLDGYLTFPACLGATTVEIELSEEWLKKQLGEQLSLLTEFAFALKGSQAAILGGRAYPICPDIYRIIKQLYDCPYEGDLKKFFIESKLLELLAIKIHKAANSFPTKPLTNISKIDRERLFHLKELLASVKTEQYTIQQMTELTFMNRTKLQSSFKQLFGMTIHEFVVDKRMEEAYQLLSYSSGWTVAEVARQVGYKHYNHFSTAFKNKFGVSPSKIPN
- a CDS encoding PepSY-associated TM helix domain-containing protein, with protein sequence MALQDKKQKSTWRKINNWLHLWLGLTSGIIVFVICLTGVAFVFHDEINNFVNREARFVKVENGAEKLPIDSILESVKHQYPKIMLMQYTSYKDATKSVKIMCFDRSATPSLLGLGNIYVNPYTGKVLKMDFTYGIFRFIAEVHANLLLGKVGSQIVRISTIIFLIELISGLIWWWPKKWNKTNFNKSFKVKWDANWKRLNIDLHNVLGFYALPLAIILTITGLALTYDPVKNAIFTAFSGTTERANLQETLPKADSTKVAMPIADLLAPYEKADVPQITIGIPNPKSGALMIRTENETSMVTYRGDIAYVNMYSGEKLDLNPQLLTELKMENMNLSLHLGTWYGLPAKILTFIICLICTSLPITGFIIWYNRKFKKKRPQKIINA
- a CDS encoding site-specific integrase, which translates into the protein MEQTKKSTFKLLFYLKKNEPKKNGNAPIMARITIDGTPKTLGTKLEINLNNWDLKYGRVEGKSAKALGINQKLDNIRARIDTLYEDMLKHEGFVTAQKLKLAFLGVGVMEDSLLKVFKKNNDDFGKMVVQGERSESTYYKYKIVYNHVAEFIKSRYHRDDMAFRELTCDFIREFDFFLRIDKKCTHNTVWVYTMPLYRVAEIAVKNGLIRKNPFEDYEISMKENDRSYLLKENVESLLLHNPSKQNYEIVKDLFVFSCFTGLSYIDIKQLKSTNIQSFFDGHDWIISRRQKSDVASNIRLMEIPKRIIEKYKGTTRNDSIFPVPTNKICNSYIDKLIQELDIVTEQKVTFHTARHTFGTMFLTEGVPLESLSKMMGHKNISTTQIYAKITSQKISKDMDLVSDKFRSMENAFMESI